The region GTCTCATCCTCGGCTGCCTATATAAGAGGCCTTACTTTAAGTCGTTCtctttttctgtttcattcttccagatttttaaattcaaggtACAAACATGATCCCGTTCTCCTTAATGGTATCAATAACAATACCAAGCTTACCTTCAATTCTTTCATCCTTCCTAGGCTCGTACGACATTGCATATACATCTGCTTCCTTTGATCTCTCCGCAATAAGCTTCCCTATTACTCTACATGCATTGTGATCTGTAAGTGACGGTAAACTGTTCCTAAGATCCTTTGCATTTGTTGTCGCCACTGATATTACTTTGCTTGTTCCTCTATGCATTACCTTCGCATGGATAAAtttctttgaaaagaaaacatttagTAAAAATGGCCTCATATACATATCTGTCCGTTGTTTCCATGATTTCTTGTTTGGTCGCTTTGCAGCCTCCCCTCGTGACCTTCTTGTCCAAGCTGATTGTATGAATAAAACCTACAAGTGTAAACATACTGGTCGtttatcaaaagaaaacaaaatttaaaagttactCGACTCTcttaaaacagtaaaagattcTCTGAAGTGCAGCAGGAGTGCTCACCAAATTCAGCTTCCCTAAAGAAATTGGATATTGGAAAAGTTACTTCATCTATTAATAGTTATAAGAATGATGTAAAGATGAATTGGAAGGTCAGCGTCGTTTTTACGGATTCTTGTAAGACTTTACTTACGACTCAAATCTTTTTGGATTAGAAAAAATAGGAGGTGGTGCAGACAGATTTTAGCAAAATAAGTTGCCTCGTTCCATCAGAGGCGTTACTCACTCCAAAAGAAGTTGCCTCGTTGCCCGGAGAAGACTCTTGTAAGGCATTCAATCTTTATTACAGCCCTTTAATGAGACGAACGGAATTCCCTTGATAACGTTTCAGTTCAGCCAACGCCATTAATGAAGACGTCTCTTGAGGCCGGTTTTCCTACAGTTCCCCCTGTAGTTAATGCTTCCGTTCCAGTTCAAGAGGTTTCGCCTATTGCCAAGAATGTTTCGCATTCGAATCCTTCCCGTACAGAGATTCTCAGCCCTCATGGTACTAAATTGATTTAAGGAGATCAAAGGAATCTCACCCTCTTCAATATTCtcggaaaaaataaatggttgcttcttttataatttttccaGAAGTTTCTTTAATCAATCCAGATGTTGAAGAAGGTTGTTTGCGACTCTTGGGCTCCTCTTCTCTTAAACTCTGTTTGGATACAAGTGAAGATCCAAAGACGTTCTCTTCCATACCTTGTAGTCAAACATTAACTGCTCCTTGTGATTCAGGAACTGCTTTGATTAAAGGAGTTGTCATTCCTTCTTCCAATCATTACGAAAAGCAGGAACTCTTATCCTATGGTATAATAGATTCTGATGATTGATAGATGGAAGCGCTTTACTCTATCTAGGGAAGGCCTTATTATATGTCTTTAGTTCTTATGGTCTTTGGTTAGAGTGGAGTTCAAAAgacttcttcaatttttctttgagaGGAAAGGAAGGAGGGAAAGTAACTCATTTGGTTCGATGGAGAATTGTTACAAAAGCTCAGAATGATGGCGGTCTTGAAATAGGAGCATTGAAAACAGGAATTTGGCTTTGATAGCATAATGAGGTTGGTGTTTTATAGATGAACCTTCTTCTTGTTGGCATTCAGGTAGAAGAAATGGTTTGAGTTTACACAGTCCTTGGCTAAATATCTCTAAGAACTGGTCTCGACTAGAAAGCTATGCTCATTTAAAGCATTCAGGTAGAAGAAACggttggtgttttttttttttttttttttttttggaaagaTCTTTGGTTATCTAACCTTCTATAAAGCCTTGCTATCCTCGGCTATTTATTATTGCTTCTACTCCAAATGGTTTGGTTGCTCTACATCCTATTATCCATGTAGCTGCTAGTAAGCCTCATAATCACAGGCTGCGCAAGTGTTGGACCCTGTACCCAAGCTTTCCAGATAGCAACAAACTTTTGAaccaataatatgatatagaCCAAGGAAAAAAACTGTGATGAAAGCCGCGTCCATAACAGCATTGCCACCAAAGGGGGCTTTTCTATTCCAATTCTTCAAAAAGACAGATGTTATACTTCGTTCAATGCAAATCTTCCTGAATGTTGCTCAAGTCAGTAAGTTGCTAATATAACCAAGATGTGTCCGAGGATTTCAACTTAGGGAACTTCTCCCAGGTTTAACCAAGTGGTCATGGGTTCAAAACGGCTCAAGTGTATTTATTCTAAATCTGAAATGTTGTCATCAATTCCAAGCTCAATTTAAATACAAggtagaaaatgaagaatttgaaaGATACGGAACTGGAGAACTGCCCAGCAACAGCAATAAAGCCATTTGACCTGGAACGAAGCAGAAAATAGTTGAGAACTCTCTGTATACAATGTAAtagtcatttttttcttttccagcTATAATAACAGCACGACTATTCACTTAAAGATGACTGCCGGCAGTATTCTTTCAAATTCTCAAACCATATCCTGAAGAGcaagttttatgaaagttACAATATAGTCGAGTTCGTATTGTCCATTGGCTTGAATACATAACTGGCAGCAAATCCACAACAGATAACTTCCTCACAGATAATTCTCCTTCCCCAACTTTTGCACTAGTGTTTCAGGTTTCAGGTTTCCGTTTATTTTGATTCCATTCCTATACCAATCGATTTTTCTGAAACTAGATTTTCACATAACTTATCCCAATAAAAGTGAACAACAATAGAGAAAATAgccaaaatttttaagaataatcaAAGCAACTTGTTTTGCCTTTGTAAATTTGTTAGTTCCAgaattttttcatataaaaaccAAGTACATGTGCAAGAAATTCGTGGTCCACAACAGATAaatcataaacttaaaaatggaaataagaTATCCTCCGGAATAAACAGGGAATTGAATAGGCTGCCAGTAAAGAAATTTTACCTTGGCATGCGCGGGATTCGAGGAGACAAAAGGGGAGCCTCTAGATAGGCTAATGGACGGAAATGAAGATGCCCACGAGAGAGATGAGGATTTCTGTGAAGGAGTGGTGGGAGTTGATATGCACTGGGAGGAGAGAATTGAGCGCACAGAAGCACTAGACGGCATTGAAGAAGATATTGCTGTGAACGCCATGGTTCAGATTCAGTTCATTCGTCCACCCACGACTTCTTTGGTGGAAGTGCTCAATTTACGACGCTCGCGGTAGAAGTCCGAAGCTTCTttccgaaagaaaaaaggaaaaaaataaaacaaatagaTGGGTAAGTGTTAAAGGCTTAAAAAGGGTTATTTTGATGCAATTACTATTTtgttaccaaaaaaaatagtgCAAACCTTACCGCCTCATTGTAATGTTAAGGTTAAATATGAAAGAgctataatataatattacctttttaagtatttcaaaattattttaatagaaaaatataattgtcatgtccattttttttaatacttgaAAAGATTTCTACTcaaataatagttttatttttgaaagatttATAAAGGGGTGAGGGTGATATTTTACTCTTAACTTGAGAAGTACAATTATTTGAGATTACAAGAATATTGAAGATCTTCATCATTATTGAAATGAAACTACTTTTGTGAGCCAGCAGTAAAAGTTTGGTTCTGCCCCAACTAATTTTTTTNNNNNNNNNNNNNNNNNNNNNNNNNNNNNNNNNNNNNNNNNNNNNNNNNNNNNNNNNNNNNNNNNNNNNNNNNNNNNNNNNNNNNNNNNNNNNNNNNNNNNNNNNNNNNNNNNNNNNNNNNNNNNNNNNNNNNNNNNNNNNNNNNNNNNNNNNNNNNNNNNNNNNNNNNNNNNNNNNNNNNNNNNNNNNNNNNNNNNNNNNNNNNNNNNNNNNNNNNNNNNNNNNNNNNNNNNNNNNNNNNNNNNNNNNNNNNNNNNNNNNNNNNNNNNNNNNNNNNNNNNNNNNNNNNNNNNNNNNNNNNNNNNNNNNNNNNNNNNNNNNNNNNNNNNNNNNNNNNNNNNNNNNNNNNNNNNNNNNNNNNNNNNNNNNNNNNNNNNNNNNNNNNNNNNNNNNNNNNNNNNNNNNNNNNNNNNNNNNNNNNNNNNNNNNNNNNNNNNNNNNNNNNNNNNNNNNNNNNNNNNN is a window of Cucurbita pepo subsp. pepo cultivar mu-cu-16 unplaced genomic scaffold, ASM280686v2 Cp4.1_scaffold000754, whole genome shotgun sequence DNA encoding:
- the LOC111785799 gene encoding uncharacterized protein LOC111785799 gives rise to the protein MAFTAISSSMPSSASVRSILSSQCISTPTTPSQKSSSLSWASSFPSISLSRGSPFVSSNPAHAKVLFIQSAWTRRSRGEAAKRPNKKSWKQRTDMYMRPFLLNVFFSKKFIHAKVMHRGTSKVISVATTNAKDLRNSLPSLTDHNACRVIGKLIAERSKEADVYAMSYEPRKDERIEGKLGIVIDTIKENGIMFVP